One genomic window of Halovivax cerinus includes the following:
- the priL gene encoding DNA primase regulatory subunit PriL codes for MDARHARYPFFEAAREAVAEAAVDLASVVESEPAVVERAMERVEWALEEGDVGEPAPDVRTELLSYPVARVLVSLVGERVLVRRYARAEAAVAHERIVADLADTTELKSVDSAGLDLDDLLAEFDLVDAVREAPPELAAAVAPEEAAGPTAGSTGRPRNEPTYLIEVGAYLPLAADCWGDEWRLVNRALADGEVTVTETELLTLLREAVGSRVEEGLPFPDVPDPIAEALDDEAAALRELVAELELVREIDTVVPELFPPCMKALLDDIQKGEHLPHHSRFAITAFLSSIGMTTDEIVELYRVNSAFGEEMTRYQTDHIRGETSPTEYSPPSCATMQSYGDCVNMDDLCERIPHPMAYYEQRLDDAEDEDEEIEDWRETLEEGEAAE; via the coding sequence ATGGACGCTCGCCACGCGCGGTACCCGTTCTTCGAGGCGGCGAGAGAGGCCGTTGCGGAGGCGGCGGTCGACCTGGCGAGCGTCGTGGAGTCGGAGCCGGCGGTCGTCGAGCGGGCGATGGAACGCGTCGAGTGGGCGCTAGAGGAGGGCGACGTGGGAGAGCCCGCGCCCGACGTGCGGACGGAACTGTTGTCGTACCCGGTCGCGCGGGTACTCGTCTCGCTGGTCGGCGAGCGGGTGCTGGTTCGGCGGTACGCGCGTGCGGAGGCGGCGGTGGCCCACGAACGGATCGTCGCGGACCTGGCCGACACGACGGAACTCAAGAGCGTCGACTCGGCCGGACTCGACCTGGACGACCTGCTCGCCGAGTTCGACCTCGTGGACGCGGTTCGCGAGGCGCCGCCCGAACTGGCGGCGGCCGTCGCCCCCGAAGAGGCGGCCGGTCCGACGGCGGGGTCGACCGGTCGTCCGAGGAACGAACCCACTTACCTGATCGAGGTGGGTGCGTACCTCCCGCTCGCGGCGGACTGCTGGGGCGACGAGTGGCGACTGGTCAACCGGGCGCTGGCCGACGGCGAGGTTACCGTGACGGAGACCGAACTCCTCACGCTCCTCCGGGAGGCCGTCGGGAGCCGCGTCGAGGAGGGGCTTCCCTTCCCCGACGTGCCGGATCCGATCGCCGAGGCGCTCGACGACGAAGCGGCCGCCCTCCGTGAACTCGTCGCCGAACTCGAACTCGTCCGCGAGATCGATACGGTCGTCCCGGAGCTCTTCCCGCCCTGTATGAAGGCGCTGCTGGACGACATCCAGAAGGGCGAGCACCTGCCCCACCACTCGCGATTCGCCATCACGGCCTTCCTCTCCTCGATCGGCATGACGACCGACGAGATCGTCGAACTCTACCGCGTCAACTCCGCGTTCGGCGAGGAGATGACCCGCTACCAGACCGACCACATCCGCGGGGAGACCTCGCCGACGGAGTACTCGCCACCTTCCTGTGCCACCATGCAATCGTACGGCGACTGCGTCAACATGGACGACCTCTGCGAGCGCATTCCGCACCCGATGGCCTACTACGAACAGCGCCTCGACGACGCCGAGGACGAGGACGAGGAGATCGAAGACTGGCGCGAGACGCTCGAGGAGGGCGAGGCAGCGGAGTGA
- a CDS encoding helix-turn-helix domain-containing protein yields MRYVTVRVDPADNGGLHPLGERLSAEPSITREAIHSVELLADGTALLFAEGSGDRDRYEAITARSPHVIDALVTGTDPWIAVSQIEPTPPTRRLLDLRRESSVSLELPIHIEDDGALRITFMGSEADVQALYRTVEGGSALSFEVCETGSYDPDEASLARRLTDRQREVLETAVDLGYYRATREATLEDVAEVVGISPSTAGEHLRKVEARVFSQLVR; encoded by the coding sequence ATGCGATACGTCACGGTCCGGGTCGATCCGGCCGACAACGGCGGGCTCCACCCGCTCGGCGAGCGATTGAGCGCCGAACCGTCCATCACGCGAGAGGCGATCCACTCCGTCGAGCTGCTCGCAGACGGCACGGCCCTCCTGTTCGCCGAGGGCAGCGGCGATCGTGACCGGTACGAGGCGATCACGGCGAGGTCACCGCACGTGATCGACGCGCTCGTCACCGGCACCGACCCCTGGATCGCGGTGAGTCAGATCGAGCCCACGCCGCCCACTCGACGGCTCCTCGACCTCCGGCGCGAATCGAGCGTCAGTCTCGAGTTGCCGATCCACATCGAGGACGACGGCGCGCTACGAATCACGTTCATGGGGAGCGAGGCGGACGTGCAGGCGCTGTATCGAACCGTCGAAGGCGGGTCGGCGCTCTCGTTCGAGGTCTGCGAGACAGGGTCGTACGATCCGGACGAGGCATCGCTCGCACGGCGATTGACGGATCGCCAGCGGGAGGTCCTCGAAACGGCGGTCGATCTGGGATACTATCGCGCGACCCGGGAGGCGACGCTCGAAGACGTGGCCGAGGTCGTCGGTATCTCGCCCTCGACGGCCGGCGAACACCTCCGAAAGGTCGAAGCACGGGTGTTTTCGCAACTGGTTCGGTGA
- a CDS encoding FAD-dependent oxidoreductase, with protein MSRNDTLDVAIVGGGICGLTTALALERRGIEPRLYEAATEYRPVGAGILLHTNAMLVFDRLGLADRIRDAGVELTGGEIRSPTGTLLKRLDLAGVERAAFGHGYVAIHRAALQRLLLDALATEVRTDTTCTAVERTDPPVAVFADGTTIEPDVLVGADGIDSTVREAVVPGVDRRRLESVVYRAVVPVELPPADRSRGFQCWGVGTYTGGARIDADRVYWFGTAPEPLTPESASPAAKLAAIRDHYRGYPEPIPGIVDALEPGDVFRSELADLPRLERWQMDRVVLAGDAAHALLPFGGQGAAQGIEDAIVLAHALATHDDSTAALAAYEAERKDRADRVHDEARRMGWLATIRSTTGARLRNLGVRLFPERVFDRFRRRRAAATPLPEDGSGA; from the coding sequence ATGAGCAGGAACGACACGCTCGACGTGGCGATCGTCGGCGGCGGCATCTGCGGGCTCACGACGGCGCTCGCCTTGGAACGACGGGGGATCGAGCCGCGGCTCTACGAGGCGGCCACCGAGTACCGGCCGGTCGGCGCCGGCATCCTCCTCCACACGAACGCGATGCTCGTCTTCGACCGTCTCGGGCTCGCCGATCGGATTCGGGACGCTGGCGTCGAACTTACCGGCGGGGAGATCCGTTCCCCGACCGGAACGCTACTGAAACGGCTCGATCTGGCGGGCGTCGAACGGGCCGCGTTCGGTCACGGCTACGTCGCGATTCACCGGGCGGCGCTTCAGCGGCTCCTCCTCGACGCGCTCGCGACCGAGGTGCGGACCGACACGACCTGTACGGCCGTCGAACGGACGGACCCACCGGTCGCCGTGTTCGCGGACGGGACGACGATCGAACCGGACGTGCTCGTCGGCGCGGACGGGATCGACTCGACGGTCCGCGAGGCGGTCGTGCCGGGGGTGGACCGGCGTCGACTGGAGAGCGTCGTGTACCGGGCGGTCGTCCCGGTCGAGCTGCCACCAGCCGACCGCAGTCGTGGGTTCCAGTGCTGGGGTGTCGGCACGTACACCGGCGGGGCGCGGATCGACGCCGATCGCGTCTACTGGTTCGGAACCGCCCCCGAGCCACTCACCCCCGAGTCCGCGAGTCCCGCGGCGAAACTGGCGGCGATTCGCGACCACTACCGCGGGTATCCCGAGCCGATTCCCGGTATCGTCGACGCCCTCGAACCCGGCGACGTCTTCCGGTCGGAGCTGGCCGACCTGCCCCGTCTCGAGCGGTGGCAGATGGATCGCGTCGTCCTCGCCGGCGACGCCGCCCACGCCCTCCTTCCGTTCGGCGGTCAGGGTGCCGCTCAGGGGATCGAGGACGCGATCGTCCTGGCGCACGCACTCGCGACGCACGACGACTCGACGGCGGCGCTCGCCGCCTACGAAGCCGAGCGAAAGGACCGCGCCGATCGCGTACACGACGAGGCGCGTCGCATGGGCTGGCTGGCGACGATTCGGTCGACCACCGGCGCCCGGCTCCGAAACCTTGGGGTCCGCCTCTTCCCCGAACGAGTGTTCGACCGCTTTCGACGACGGCGGGCGGCGGCGACGCCGCTCCCGGAGGATGGGAGTGGGGCGTGA
- a CDS encoding DUF433 domain-containing protein has product MTAIVRTDDVLGGDPRIEGTRIGVLHVFDLVIAGTSTPEDAADQLGIGLGDVYGALSYYYDHADEMARIRARHESLEDELAERTVQPPTAVE; this is encoded by the coding sequence ATGACAGCCATCGTCCGGACCGACGACGTCCTCGGCGGTGATCCACGCATCGAGGGAACGCGAATCGGGGTTCTCCACGTGTTCGACCTCGTGATCGCCGGCACCTCGACGCCGGAGGATGCTGCCGACCAACTTGGAATCGGTCTCGGCGACGTCTACGGCGCGTTGTCGTATTATTACGATCATGCGGACGAAATGGCGCGGATCCGCGCGCGCCACGAGTCACTCGAAGACGAACTCGCGGAGCGGACCGTTCAGCCGCCGACGGCCGTCGAGTGA